Proteins from a genomic interval of Solidesulfovibrio sp.:
- a CDS encoding alpha-hydroxy-acid oxidizing protein, which translates to MDLKMLRQKAREELKGFCRVCPVCDGRVCAGEAPGMGGMGTGASFAANMAALAAWRLNMRTLHEVKAADTAVTLFGRALAMPILAAPMTGVLYNMGGKLSEEAFIAMIIDGAAQAGTIGLCGDGADPAMYGSGLQAIEARGGCGIPIVKPRAQAVAKDMLARAAAAGVAAVGMDVDGAGLLVMALKGQPVSPKTPRELAELVGATQLPFLVKGIMTADEASIAFDAGAAGIVVSNHGGRVLDHAPGAAEVLPEIARAVKGRGVILADGGVRSGADVLKYLALGADAVLVGRPLVVGAFGGGADGVAFLLDKLKAELTAAMLLTGTASVRNVSPRILRPAPGI; encoded by the coding sequence ATGGATCTGAAGATGCTGCGCCAAAAGGCCAGGGAGGAACTCAAGGGATTTTGCCGGGTCTGTCCGGTGTGCGACGGCCGGGTCTGCGCCGGCGAGGCCCCGGGCATGGGCGGCATGGGCACGGGCGCCTCGTTCGCCGCCAACATGGCCGCCCTGGCCGCCTGGCGGCTCAACATGCGCACCCTGCACGAGGTCAAGGCCGCCGACACGGCGGTGACCCTTTTCGGCCGCGCGCTGGCCATGCCCATCCTGGCCGCGCCCATGACCGGCGTGCTCTACAACATGGGCGGCAAGCTTTCCGAAGAGGCCTTCATCGCCATGATCATCGACGGCGCGGCCCAGGCCGGCACCATCGGCCTGTGCGGCGACGGGGCCGACCCGGCCATGTACGGCAGCGGCTTGCAGGCCATCGAGGCCCGGGGCGGCTGCGGCATCCCCATCGTCAAGCCCCGGGCCCAGGCGGTCGCCAAGGACATGCTGGCCAGGGCGGCGGCGGCCGGGGTGGCGGCCGTGGGCATGGACGTCGACGGCGCCGGGCTGTTGGTCATGGCCCTCAAGGGCCAGCCCGTCTCCCCGAAAACGCCCCGGGAACTGGCGGAACTGGTCGGCGCGACGCAGCTTCCCTTCCTGGTCAAGGGCATCATGACCGCCGACGAGGCGAGCATCGCCTTCGACGCCGGCGCGGCCGGCATCGTGGTCTCCAACCACGGCGGCCGGGTGCTGGACCACGCCCCGGGCGCGGCCGAGGTGCTGCCGGAGATCGCCCGGGCGGTCAAGGGGCGCGGGGTCATCCTGGCCGACGGCGGCGTGCGCAGCGGCGCCGACGTGCTCAAATACCTGGCCCTGGGGGCCGACGCGGTGCTGGTGGGTCGGCCGCTGGTGGTCGGGGCCTTCGGCGGCGGGGCCGACGGGGTCGCCTTTTTGCTCGACAAATTGAAGGCCGAACTGACGGCGGCCATGCTGCTGACCGGCACGGCCTCGGTGCGCAATGTTTCGCCGCGCATCCTGCGCCCGGCGCCGGGCATCTGA
- a CDS encoding GDSL-type esterase/lipase family protein, with amino-acid sequence MNAALPVLLAMQIVFCGDSITKGWELYNLFDQPSKVYINGVESCTSADILKRIEAIAQKKPHKLFLMIGINEIKAQNRIIDNYDKILRKIQELSPYTLIYVQSILPTRSQAIDNADIVATNNRLKELCARHNRFVRYLDLYDSFLADDGKLGPNFTEDGIHLTKNGYSLWKKLIVSQM; translated from the coding sequence GTGAATGCCGCCCTGCCCGTGCTCCTGGCCATGCAGATCGTCTTTTGCGGCGACAGCATCACCAAGGGCTGGGAGCTCTACAACCTGTTCGACCAGCCAAGCAAGGTGTACATCAACGGCGTCGAATCCTGCACCAGCGCGGATATCCTCAAGCGCATCGAAGCCATTGCCCAAAAAAAGCCGCACAAGCTCTTCCTGATGATCGGCATCAACGAAATCAAGGCCCAGAACCGCATCATCGACAACTACGACAAGATCCTGCGCAAGATTCAAGAGCTTTCCCCGTACACGCTCATCTATGTGCAAAGCATCCTGCCGACCCGCAGCCAGGCCATCGACAACGCCGACATCGTGGCCACCAACAACCGCCTCAAGGAATTGTGCGCCCGCCACAACCGCTTCGTGCGCTACCTCGACCTCTACGATTCCTTCCTGGCCGACGACGGCAAGCTCGGCCCCAATTTCACCGAGGACGGCATCCATCTGACCAAAAACGGCTATTCGCTCTGGAAAAAACTCATCGTCAGCCAGATGTGA
- a CDS encoding cupin domain-containing protein: protein MPDPNTPPYAIAGKETILATAEARATLMTLDPGQSIPPHRHSHVTDHTFCLAGTAVLSLCDPPETVTLRPGDRSSVPPGRVHTVANPGPDKARLLLLQGPGAYDFLPA from the coding sequence ATGCCGGACCCCAACACGCCCCCCTACGCCATCGCCGGCAAGGAAACCATCCTGGCCACGGCCGAGGCCCGGGCCACGCTCATGACCTTGGACCCCGGCCAGTCCATCCCGCCCCACCGCCACAGCCACGTCACCGACCACACTTTCTGCCTGGCCGGCACGGCCGTCCTCAGCCTGTGCGACCCGCCCGAAACCGTCACCCTGCGGCCCGGCGACCGGTCCAGCGTCCCGCCGGGACGGGTCCACACCGTGGCCAACCCCGGCCCGGACAAGGCCCGGCTGCTGCTCCTCCAGGGGCCGGGCGCCTACGATTTCCTGCCGGCCTGA
- a CDS encoding tetratricopeptide repeat protein, with translation MRWLSCLFAAAVLFVAATASHALTQEEILKRRLDKMRQAEPEMRAEEQDRQELNRQNAGAVSSAPPNAATETLTIPEPPRPGSPDPKGGLWQTPAKAPGQAAAPAPKAAPASTVATPAPAKAPEPVAPAPVVTRPEPVASAPAPALVRPEPVAAKPAPSGSTPINAPSGSTPINASSGSTPINAPSRERDPATAASLAAMATKAASAGDNKTALTMLGEAIAADPSDPDLYNNRGNIVSNMGKPREALADYDKAIALRGGDAVSYTNRGLAHERLGNQDKACADYKKACDLGDCDFFKSFKAEGHCR, from the coding sequence ATGCGATGGCTTTCCTGCCTGTTTGCGGCCGCGGTGCTTTTCGTCGCGGCCACCGCGTCCCATGCCCTGACCCAGGAAGAGATCCTCAAGCGCCGCCTGGACAAGATGCGCCAGGCCGAACCGGAAATGCGCGCCGAGGAGCAGGATCGCCAGGAGCTCAACCGGCAAAACGCCGGCGCCGTCAGCAGCGCTCCCCCCAATGCCGCCACCGAGACCCTGACCATCCCCGAGCCCCCGCGCCCGGGCTCGCCCGATCCCAAGGGCGGCCTGTGGCAGACGCCGGCCAAGGCCCCTGGCCAGGCCGCCGCGCCCGCGCCGAAAGCGGCCCCGGCATCGACCGTTGCGACACCGGCCCCGGCCAAGGCGCCCGAGCCCGTGGCGCCCGCCCCTGTCGTGACCCGGCCCGAGCCCGTGGCGTCCGCCCCCGCCCCGGCCCTCGTGCGGCCCGAACCCGTCGCCGCCAAACCGGCCCCGTCCGGATCGACCCCCATCAACGCCCCGTCCGGATCGACCCCCATCAACGCCTCCTCCGGGTCAACGCCCATCAATGCCCCGTCCCGGGAGCGCGATCCGGCCACGGCGGCCTCCCTGGCGGCCATGGCCACCAAGGCGGCCTCGGCCGGGGACAACAAGACCGCCCTGACCATGCTCGGCGAAGCCATCGCCGCCGACCCGAGCGACCCCGACCTCTACAACAACCGGGGCAATATCGTCAGCAACATGGGCAAGCCCCGCGAGGCCCTGGCCGACTACGACAAGGCCATCGCCCTGCGCGGCGGCGACGCCGTCTCCTACACCAACCGGGGACTGGCCCACGAACGACTGGGTAACCAGGACAAGGCCTGCGCCGACTACAAAAAGGCGTGCGACCTGGGGGACTGCGACTTCTTCAAGAGTTTCAAGGCCGAGGGGCATTGCCGCTAG
- the lysA gene encoding diaminopimelate decarboxylase: MHHFEYRGGELYAEDVPVSTLVAAYGTPLYVYSAATLRRHFTAFDSAFSSLPHLTCFSVKANSNLAVLKTLAEQGAGVDIVSGGELYRALAAGVDPAKIVYSGVGKRAAEIEQALSAGILMFNVESMGELERISRIASRLGKTAQVSLRINPDVDPKTHPYISTGLKKNKFGLDIETSLAAYAKARELPGIEPVGIDCHIGSQLTSIEPFLEALAKILAFRDKLTAMGIATRYLDLGGGLGIQYNEEEPPHPREFGQALTKALGDTPLTLILEPGRVIVGNAGILVTEVVYTKKTPSKDFVIVDAAMNDLIRPSLYDSFHAIREVRPAGRETLSVDVVGPICESGDFLARDRELPAVAPGELLAVYSAGAYGFTMSSNYNSRPRAAEVLVDGDKVTLARRRETYEDLISLER; the protein is encoded by the coding sequence ATGCATCATTTCGAGTACCGGGGCGGCGAACTCTACGCCGAGGACGTACCCGTATCCACCCTGGTCGCCGCCTACGGCACGCCGCTGTACGTCTACAGTGCTGCCACCCTGCGCCGCCATTTCACGGCCTTCGATTCGGCCTTTTCCAGCCTGCCCCATTTGACCTGCTTTTCCGTCAAGGCCAATTCCAACCTGGCCGTGCTCAAAACCCTGGCCGAGCAGGGCGCCGGCGTGGACATCGTCTCGGGCGGGGAGCTCTACCGGGCTTTGGCCGCCGGCGTGGACCCGGCCAAGATCGTCTATTCGGGCGTGGGCAAGCGCGCCGCCGAGATCGAACAGGCGCTTAGCGCCGGCATCCTCATGTTCAACGTCGAGTCCATGGGCGAACTGGAACGCATCAGCCGCATCGCCTCGCGCCTGGGCAAGACGGCCCAAGTCAGCCTGCGCATCAACCCCGACGTGGACCCCAAGACCCATCCCTACATTTCCACCGGGCTTAAAAAGAACAAGTTCGGCCTGGATATCGAAACGTCCCTGGCCGCCTACGCCAAGGCCCGCGAGCTGCCCGGCATCGAGCCCGTGGGCATCGACTGCCACATCGGCTCCCAGCTCACTTCCATCGAGCCGTTCCTGGAGGCCCTGGCCAAGATCCTGGCCTTCCGGGACAAGCTGACGGCCATGGGCATCGCGACCCGCTACCTCGACCTCGGCGGGGGCCTGGGCATCCAGTACAACGAGGAGGAGCCGCCCCATCCGCGCGAATTCGGCCAGGCCCTGACCAAGGCCCTGGGCGATACGCCGCTGACGCTCATCCTGGAGCCCGGCCGGGTCATCGTCGGCAACGCCGGCATCCTGGTCACCGAGGTGGTCTACACCAAGAAGACGCCGAGCAAGGATTTCGTCATCGTGGACGCGGCCATGAACGACCTCATCCGGCCGTCGCTCTACGACTCCTTCCACGCCATCCGCGAGGTCCGGCCGGCCGGCCGGGAAACGCTTTCCGTCGACGTCGTCGGCCCCATCTGCGAATCCGGCGATTTCCTGGCCCGGGACCGGGAACTTCCGGCCGTGGCCCCCGGGGAGCTTCTGGCCGTCTATTCCGCCGGCGCCTACGGCTTCACCATGTCCTCCAACTACAACTCCCGGCCGCGCGCCGCCGAGGTGCTGGTGGACGGCGACAAGGTCACCCTGGCCCGCCGCCGCGAGACCTACGAGGACCTCATCAGCCTGGAGCGCTAG
- a CDS encoding LysM peptidoglycan-binding domain-containing protein, with the protein MRPIIASLALALCAGLCACSGGDKDAYRNVDHDKNGKISYEELLFVFPDVRPDVFARLDTDGDGSLSEEEYKAFLKGEATAPSQPAPTTPRAPVPPPMGQSPRPGEATQMAVPYRGEEVIEIPAPGSEQPAKGKSEKGKKDTKDAKGKTDNAKKGEATQYTIQRGDHLSRIAHKFGVSVEDITRANGNMNPDTLRDGQVINIPARP; encoded by the coding sequence ATGCGGCCAATCATCGCCAGTCTGGCGCTTGCCCTTTGCGCCGGGCTTTGCGCCTGTTCCGGAGGGGACAAGGACGCCTACCGCAATGTCGACCACGACAAAAACGGCAAGATCTCCTACGAGGAACTGCTTTTCGTCTTTCCGGACGTGCGGCCGGACGTGTTCGCCCGCCTGGACACCGACGGCGACGGTTCGCTGTCCGAGGAAGAATACAAGGCCTTCCTGAAGGGCGAGGCCACCGCCCCGTCCCAGCCCGCGCCGACCACGCCGCGCGCCCCGGTCCCGCCGCCCATGGGCCAGTCGCCCCGCCCGGGCGAGGCGACGCAAATGGCCGTGCCGTACCGCGGCGAGGAAGTCATCGAGATCCCCGCCCCGGGCAGCGAACAGCCGGCCAAGGGCAAGAGCGAGAAAGGCAAGAAGGACACCAAGGACGCCAAGGGCAAGACGGACAACGCCAAGAAGGGCGAAGCGACGCAATACACCATTCAGCGCGGCGACCACCTCTCGCGCATCGCCCACAAGTTCGGCGTCAGCGTCGAGGACATCACCCGGGCCAACGGCAACATGAACCCCGACACCCTGCGCGACGGCCAGGTCATCAACATCCCGGCCCGCCCCTAG
- a CDS encoding amphi-Trp domain-containing protein — protein sequence MSEKSDLFHCDEKMLTYDAAVVLEKIVDGLRQRKLTATTEDGPVCVDLPLLAELEISFKQKVKPGKSKHKLSIELSWKEADGAE from the coding sequence ATGAGCGAGAAGTCCGACCTGTTCCACTGCGATGAAAAAATGCTGACCTACGACGCCGCCGTCGTGCTGGAAAAAATCGTGGACGGCCTGCGCCAGCGCAAACTCACCGCCACGACCGAGGACGGCCCCGTCTGCGTCGATCTGCCGCTTCTGGCCGAGCTGGAGATCAGCTTCAAACAGAAGGTCAAACCCGGCAAATCCAAGCACAAGCTGTCCATCGAGCTGTCCTGGAAGGAAGCGGACGGCGCCGAGTAG